From the Sphingomonas phyllosphaerae 5.2 genome, one window contains:
- the ptsP gene encoding phosphoenolpyruvate--protein phosphotransferase: protein MAPLSLTAPLAGWAGTLDDVPDAVFAERMLGDGLAIDPTGDVLVAPCAARVLTVQPTGHAITLVTAEGAELLIHLGLDTVTLGGRGFEMLVAADEQVTRGQPLIRFDLDLIVREARAAVTPIVVTNGEAFAIETRATAGVVATGDAFMTLVPRDAARRQAASDGPAATRTIVVPLPHGIHARPAARIAETARRFDAVVTLAKDGAPVAATSPIGLLSLIVAKEDRLTIAATGAQAEQAVAAIAELILHGIEEAPATARPAPAAPAPATVPDGAIAGVTAAPGLAIGPVARWDVQDLDVPTDGCGIAAEEAAFATACTALSADLAARSAAASGPARAILDAHASMLGDDALLDAARAAIARGHSAAFAWRAAIRPQADALRAGGDPRLAERADDMRDLERQLIARLMGVADSIVALPDGAILVADDLLPSQFMALDLDRVAGLAVVRGGPTSHVAILAAARGVPMLVALGEALRAVPVGAQVILDASGGLLHATPDAATLDDAHGRVAAAATRRTEALARAGEDCRTLDGMRIELFANCGSAADAELAVRNGAEGCGLLRTELLFLDRDTAPDVAEQTADYQAVVDALDGRPLIVRLLDIGGDKPAPYLPIAAEENPALGLRGIRVALAHPDILEDQLRAILAVRPLGRCRIMVPMIAGVDELLRVRAVLDRLTGGARDVELGVMVETPAAAIGADLLAAEADFLSIGTNDLTQYTLAMDRGNPAVACALDGLHPAVLRLIAETVRGSGLRGRWTGVCGSLASDPLAVPILLGLGVTELSVAPAAVPEIKALVRELDLRAARDHARAALACPDAAAVRRLAREFAR from the coding sequence ATGGCCCCCCTCTCGCTGACCGCACCGCTCGCAGGCTGGGCCGGGACGCTCGACGACGTGCCCGACGCGGTCTTCGCCGAACGGATGCTCGGCGACGGCCTGGCGATCGACCCGACCGGCGACGTGCTGGTCGCGCCGTGCGCTGCCCGCGTGCTGACGGTGCAGCCGACCGGCCATGCGATCACGCTGGTGACGGCCGAGGGTGCGGAACTGCTGATCCATCTCGGGCTGGACACGGTGACACTGGGCGGGCGCGGGTTCGAGATGCTGGTCGCGGCCGACGAGCAGGTGACGCGCGGTCAGCCGCTGATCCGCTTCGACCTGGACCTGATCGTGCGCGAGGCGCGCGCGGCGGTGACCCCGATCGTCGTCACCAATGGCGAGGCGTTCGCGATCGAGACCCGCGCCACCGCGGGGGTCGTCGCGACCGGCGATGCGTTCATGACGCTCGTCCCGCGGGATGCGGCGAGACGGCAGGCGGCGAGCGATGGTCCGGCCGCGACCCGCACGATCGTCGTGCCGCTGCCGCATGGCATCCACGCCCGCCCCGCCGCGCGTATCGCCGAGACCGCGCGCCGCTTCGATGCGGTAGTAACGCTCGCCAAGGACGGGGCGCCGGTTGCCGCGACCAGCCCGATCGGGCTGCTGTCGCTGATTGTCGCGAAAGAGGATCGGCTGACGATCGCGGCGACCGGCGCGCAGGCCGAGCAGGCGGTCGCCGCGATTGCCGAGCTGATCCTGCACGGTATCGAGGAAGCGCCCGCCACCGCCCGCCCCGCCCCCGCGGCCCCGGCCCCGGCAACCGTGCCCGACGGCGCGATCGCCGGCGTCACCGCTGCACCCGGCCTCGCGATCGGCCCGGTTGCGCGCTGGGACGTGCAGGATCTCGACGTACCGACGGACGGCTGCGGCATCGCCGCCGAGGAAGCGGCGTTCGCCACGGCGTGCACCGCGCTGTCGGCTGACCTCGCCGCCCGCTCCGCTGCGGCAAGCGGCCCCGCGCGCGCGATCCTGGACGCGCACGCGTCGATGCTCGGCGACGACGCATTGCTCGACGCGGCCCGTGCCGCGATCGCCCGCGGGCACAGCGCGGCGTTCGCGTGGCGCGCTGCGATCCGCCCGCAGGCGGATGCGCTGCGTGCCGGCGGCGACCCGCGGCTCGCCGAGCGCGCCGACGACATGCGCGATCTCGAACGCCAGCTGATCGCGCGGTTGATGGGTGTCGCGGACAGCATCGTGGCGCTGCCCGATGGCGCGATCCTCGTCGCCGACGACCTGCTGCCGTCGCAATTCATGGCGCTCGACCTCGATCGGGTGGCCGGTCTCGCGGTGGTACGCGGTGGCCCGACCTCGCACGTCGCGATCCTCGCCGCCGCGCGCGGCGTGCCGATGCTGGTCGCGCTGGGCGAGGCGCTGCGTGCGGTGCCGGTCGGTGCGCAGGTGATCCTCGACGCGAGCGGCGGGCTGCTGCACGCGACCCCAGACGCCGCGACGCTCGACGACGCGCACGGCCGCGTCGCCGCGGCCGCCACCCGGCGGACCGAGGCGCTGGCGCGCGCCGGCGAGGACTGCCGCACTCTCGACGGCATGCGGATCGAGCTGTTCGCCAATTGCGGGTCGGCTGCCGATGCCGAGCTCGCGGTGCGCAACGGCGCCGAAGGCTGCGGCCTGCTCCGCACCGAATTGCTGTTCCTCGACCGCGACACCGCCCCGGACGTCGCCGAGCAGACCGCCGACTATCAGGCGGTCGTCGATGCGCTCGACGGGCGTCCGCTGATCGTCCGTCTGCTCGACATCGGCGGCGACAAGCCCGCGCCCTATCTGCCGATCGCGGCGGAGGAAAATCCCGCGCTCGGTCTGCGCGGCATCCGCGTCGCGCTCGCGCACCCGGACATCCTCGAGGACCAGCTGCGCGCGATCCTGGCGGTGCGCCCGCTCGGCCGGTGCCGGATCATGGTGCCGATGATCGCGGGGGTCGACGAATTGCTCCGCGTTCGCGCGGTGCTCGACCGGCTGACCGGCGGCGCGCGCGACGTCGAGCTGGGCGTGATGGTCGAGACGCCTGCCGCCGCGATCGGCGCCGACCTGTTGGCCGCCGAGGCGGATTTCCTGTCGATCGGCACCAACGACCTCACCCAATATACGCTGGCGATGGACCGCGGGAATCCGGCCGTCGCCTGCGCGCTCGACGGATTGCACCCGGCGGTGCTGCGCCTGATCGCCGAAACGGTGCGTGGGAGCGGCCTGCGCGGGCGCTGGACCGGCGTGTGCGGCAGCCTCGCCTCCGATCCGCTGGCGGTGCCGATCCTGCTCGGGCTCGGCGTCACCGAATTGTCGGTCGCGCCCGCGGCGGTGCCGGAGATCAAGGCGCTCGTCCGCGAGCTCGATCTGCGCGCCGCGCGCGATCATGCACGCGCCGCGCTCGCCTGCCCGGACGCCGCCGCCGTCCGCCGCCTCGCACGGGAGTTTGCGCGATGA
- a CDS encoding copper homeostasis protein CutC, with translation MTERLLEVCVEDVRGIAAAVAGGAHRIELCAALDVGGLTPPASLVRAAALAPLPVHLLARPRAGGFAYDAAERALVADDIRTAADAGLAGVVIGASGPDGRLDTAALAQWITLARELGTARGRPLSLTLHRAFDLAPDLPAALDTAVELGFDRILTSGGAPHAADALAMLTRLVGHAGTRIVVLAGSGVATTTLPAILATGVREVHASCRTSSGEQDPELLRFGFVAATAKAADVKSVSALAALLSAWRT, from the coding sequence ATGACCGAACGATTGCTCGAGGTCTGCGTCGAGGACGTGCGCGGCATCGCCGCGGCGGTCGCCGGGGGCGCGCATCGTATCGAATTATGCGCCGCGCTCGATGTCGGCGGGCTGACCCCGCCCGCCTCGCTGGTCCGCGCCGCCGCGCTGGCGCCGCTGCCGGTTCACCTGCTCGCCCGCCCGCGCGCGGGCGGCTTCGCCTATGACGCTGCCGAGCGCGCGCTGGTCGCCGACGATATCCGGACCGCGGCCGACGCCGGTCTGGCCGGGGTGGTGATCGGCGCGAGCGGCCCCGACGGACGGCTCGACACGGCGGCGCTGGCGCAGTGGATCACGCTCGCGCGCGAGCTGGGCACCGCGCGCGGCCGCCCGTTGTCGCTCACCCTGCACCGCGCCTTCGATCTGGCTCCCGATCTTCCCGCCGCGCTCGACACTGCGGTGGAGTTGGGGTTCGATCGCATCCTGACCTCCGGCGGCGCGCCACACGCTGCCGACGCGCTGGCGATGCTGACTCGGCTGGTCGGGCATGCGGGCACGCGAATCGTCGTCCTGGCAGGCAGCGGCGTCGCTACGACGACATTGCCGGCGATCCTGGCGACGGGGGTACGCGAGGTCCACGCCTCGTGCCGCACGTCGAGCGGGGAACAGGACCCGGAGCTGCTCCGCTTCGGCTTCGTCGCGGCGACAGCGAAGGCTGCCGACGTGAAAAGCGTCAGCGCGCTGGCCGCGCTGCTTTCTGCCTGGCGGACTTGA
- a CDS encoding SIS domain-containing protein translates to MPDNADQTLMFAEAGESAAAVARMIAANRATLQSLAQELRATPPAVVVTCARGSSDHAATYGKYLIETAVGVPVASAAPSVASVYESAVKTPVAPLCIAISQSGRSPDLLATVAAQKAAGARIVALVNDATSPLAEAADTLVPLMAGPEKSVAATKSYITALAALALLVAEWADDDALRDAVARLPDRLATAWALDWSDVVTMLTDASNLFVIGRGLGFGVAQEAALKLKETCALHAEAFSAAEVRHGPMAIVNEGFPLLAFATSDSAGDGVREAAAEFAGRGARVALADALADGASHPPALADHPAIEPILTIQSFYRMANALSVARGLDPDSPRHLSKVTRTL, encoded by the coding sequence ATGCCCGACAACGCCGACCAGACGTTGATGTTCGCGGAAGCGGGCGAATCCGCTGCTGCGGTTGCGCGCATGATCGCCGCGAACCGCGCCACGCTCCAGTCGCTCGCGCAGGAGCTTCGCGCGACGCCGCCGGCGGTGGTCGTCACCTGCGCCCGCGGCTCCTCGGATCATGCTGCCACCTACGGCAAATATCTGATCGAGACGGCGGTCGGCGTGCCGGTCGCCTCCGCCGCACCGTCGGTGGCATCGGTCTACGAATCGGCGGTGAAGACGCCGGTCGCGCCGCTGTGCATCGCGATCTCGCAGAGCGGGCGCAGCCCCGACCTGCTCGCCACGGTCGCCGCACAGAAGGCCGCGGGCGCGCGGATCGTCGCGCTGGTCAACGATGCGACCTCGCCGCTCGCCGAAGCCGCCGACACATTGGTCCCGTTGATGGCCGGCCCGGAGAAATCCGTGGCAGCGACCAAATCCTATATCACCGCGCTCGCCGCTTTGGCGCTGCTGGTCGCCGAATGGGCGGATGACGACGCCTTGCGCGACGCGGTCGCGCGCCTGCCGGATCGGCTCGCCACCGCGTGGGCGCTGGACTGGAGCGACGTCGTCACGATGCTGACCGACGCCAGCAACCTGTTCGTGATCGGGCGTGGACTCGGCTTCGGCGTCGCGCAGGAGGCGGCGCTGAAGCTCAAGGAAACCTGTGCGCTCCACGCGGAGGCCTTCAGCGCCGCCGAAGTTCGCCACGGGCCGATGGCGATCGTCAACGAGGGTTTCCCGCTGCTGGCCTTCGCCACCTCCGACAGCGCCGGTGACGGCGTGCGTGAGGCCGCAGCCGAGTTCGCCGGGCGCGGCGCCCGCGTCGCGCTGGCCGATGCGCTTGCCGACGGGGCGAGTCATCCGCCCGCGCTCGCCGACCATCCTGCGATCGAGCCGATCCTGACGATCCAGAGTTTCTATCGCATGGCCAACGCACTGTCGGTCGCGCGCGGGCTGGACCCCGATTCGCCCCGCCACCTGAGCAAGGTCACCCGCACGCTATGA
- a CDS encoding histidine kinase dimerization/phosphoacceptor domain -containing protein: MDPQPASKDALLPEHRELTPCDREPIHLSGAVQPHGIMLVADPKTMRVVAGAGAIEDVLTPEWLGRDLSELLAQDVAALADAAPMGPGGTVLAAPVAGLDVALHRSGPWLIAELEPAGEETRSAAATLGWLDAITAGFERAGTLKALCERAATAFRALTGFDRVMIYRFLDDEAGCVVGEDRDPALSSFLHHHFPATDIPRQARALYVRNRTRVIPDVHYVPAPLRPAGFEGVDLSDVAIRSVSPVHVEYLQNMGVEASASISIVKDGLLWGLVACHNMTPKTMSRSIRAAAAAMAGALARQILAKEEAEAYRGRLALRSEEDALRPLLFQDADLLKILGRRVEEVRRMLDADGLVLIRDQTVIASGVVPADEDVLDLVRALSLREEAMPFATRELAAEWHGARSFGAITGVLALRIDDRHVMMWLRVEQIEEIEWAGNPHKAVPHDPDVTLHPRASFESWHETVRGRARRWTLEQIEGVGRLRRLLREARASNELRRLNQELERASADKDALLVQKDLLMREVDHRVQNSLQLVSSFLAIQARDAGPGAVADQLREARSRLSAVALVHRRLYSDDQIETIDLSRYIGELIEDMKASLGDEWGRHMSLSLAPVLIPTDRAVNIGLIAAELVINATKYAYPAQDGGPIEIVLEQYRNRLRLIVADQGVGKKGDGEGFGSRMMRAVIQRIDGQVEYLDNRPGLRAVLTAPIEAD; the protein is encoded by the coding sequence ATGGATCCGCAACCTGCTTCGAAAGACGCGCTTCTTCCGGAGCATCGGGAGCTCACGCCGTGCGATCGTGAGCCTATCCACCTGTCGGGCGCCGTGCAGCCGCATGGCATCATGCTCGTCGCCGATCCCAAGACGATGCGGGTCGTGGCCGGTGCGGGCGCGATCGAGGACGTGCTGACGCCCGAGTGGCTGGGGCGCGATCTGTCGGAGCTTCTGGCGCAGGACGTCGCGGCACTGGCCGATGCGGCGCCGATGGGACCCGGGGGTACGGTGCTGGCGGCGCCGGTCGCCGGGCTGGACGTGGCGCTGCACCGGTCCGGTCCGTGGCTGATCGCCGAGCTGGAGCCGGCCGGCGAGGAGACGCGCTCGGCCGCCGCGACGCTCGGTTGGCTCGACGCGATCACCGCCGGGTTCGAGCGGGCGGGTACGCTGAAGGCGCTGTGCGAACGCGCCGCCACGGCATTTCGGGCGCTCACCGGGTTCGATCGCGTGATGATCTATCGCTTTCTCGACGACGAAGCGGGCTGCGTGGTCGGCGAGGACCGCGATCCCGCCTTGTCCTCGTTCCTCCACCACCATTTCCCCGCGACCGACATTCCGCGGCAGGCGCGTGCGCTTTACGTGCGCAACCGCACGCGCGTGATCCCCGACGTCCACTACGTGCCCGCGCCGCTGCGCCCTGCCGGGTTTGAGGGCGTGGACCTGAGCGACGTCGCGATCCGCAGCGTCTCGCCGGTGCACGTCGAGTATCTGCAAAACATGGGCGTGGAAGCCTCGGCGTCGATCTCGATCGTGAAGGACGGGCTGTTGTGGGGACTGGTCGCCTGTCACAACATGACGCCCAAGACGATGTCGCGCAGCATCCGCGCTGCCGCCGCGGCGATGGCCGGCGCGCTGGCGCGGCAGATCCTGGCGAAGGAAGAGGCGGAGGCGTATCGCGGCCGGCTGGCGCTGCGCAGCGAGGAGGATGCGCTACGCCCGCTGCTGTTCCAGGATGCGGACCTGCTCAAGATCCTCGGTCGGCGTGTCGAGGAGGTGCGCCGGATGCTCGATGCGGATGGTCTGGTGCTGATCCGCGACCAGACCGTTATCGCCAGCGGCGTCGTTCCGGCTGACGAGGACGTGCTCGATCTGGTTCGCGCACTGTCGTTACGCGAGGAAGCGATGCCGTTCGCGACACGCGAACTGGCGGCCGAATGGCACGGTGCGCGGTCGTTCGGCGCGATCACGGGGGTGCTCGCGCTCCGCATCGACGATCGCCACGTGATGATGTGGCTGCGGGTCGAGCAGATCGAGGAAATCGAGTGGGCCGGCAATCCACACAAGGCGGTGCCGCACGATCCCGACGTCACGCTCCACCCGCGCGCCTCCTTCGAATCGTGGCACGAGACGGTACGCGGGCGTGCGCGGCGCTGGACCCTGGAGCAGATCGAAGGCGTCGGTCGCCTGCGCCGGTTGTTGCGCGAGGCGCGGGCCTCCAACGAATTGCGGCGGCTGAACCAGGAACTGGAGCGCGCCAGCGCCGACAAGGACGCGTTGCTGGTGCAGAAGGACCTGCTGATGCGCGAGGTCGATCACCGCGTGCAGAACAGCCTGCAACTTGTGTCGTCGTTCCTTGCGATCCAGGCGCGTGATGCGGGCCCGGGCGCCGTGGCCGACCAGCTACGTGAAGCACGCTCGCGGCTCTCCGCGGTCGCGCTGGTGCACCGTCGCCTCTACAGCGACGACCAGATCGAGACCATCGACCTCAGCCGCTATATCGGCGAGTTGATCGAGGACATGAAGGCGTCGCTGGGCGACGAATGGGGGCGGCACATGTCGTTGTCGCTTGCGCCCGTTCTGATCCCCACGGATCGCGCCGTGAACATCGGGCTGATCGCCGCCGAACTGGTCATCAACGCCACCAAATACGCGTATCCCGCGCAGGATGGCGGGCCGATCGAGATCGTGCTGGAGCAATATCGCAACCGGCTGCGGTTGATCGTCGCCGACCAGGGCGTCGGCAAGAAGGGCGATGGCGAGGGCTTCGGCAGCCGGATGATGCGCGCCGTCATCCAGCGGATCGACGGGCAGGTCGAATATCTCGACAACCGCCCCGGTCTGCGCGCCGTGCTGACTGCGCCGATCGAGGCGGATTGA
- a CDS encoding N(4)-(beta-N-acetylglucosaminyl)-L-asparaginase — MTNRRSVLTGLAALGAAAPLAARPAPAKGAMIVSTWDFGAAANDAAFAAMKAGGSLLDAVEAGAKVPEADPANHSVGYSGYPDRDGHVTLDAVIMDDAGGVGAVAALEDTIHAISVARRVMERTPHTLLVGEGATRFARDQGFTTRNLLTPEAEQAWRDWLKTAHYSPAANSETGTYGGPRHVTPGGALDHDTIGLLARDRAGRMAGACTTSGMAFKMRGRVGDSPQVGAGLYVERGIGGATSTGLGEEVTRVSGTARVVASMRAGLSPQKACEEVVRHIARLRGDAIKGVQVGFLALDPRGDVGAFCLLPGFTYAVTDATGRTSVLTAPSLFAA; from the coding sequence ATGACAAATCGACGGTCGGTGTTGACCGGTCTGGCCGCGCTGGGCGCTGCGGCACCGCTGGCGGCGCGTCCGGCACCGGCGAAGGGGGCGATGATCGTCTCCACCTGGGATTTCGGTGCCGCCGCCAACGACGCCGCCTTCGCGGCAATGAAGGCGGGCGGCAGCTTGCTCGATGCGGTCGAGGCGGGGGCGAAGGTGCCGGAGGCCGATCCGGCCAATCATTCGGTCGGCTATAGCGGCTATCCCGATCGCGACGGACACGTCACGCTCGATGCCGTCATCATGGACGATGCCGGCGGGGTCGGCGCGGTCGCCGCGCTGGAGGATACCATCCACGCGATCTCGGTCGCGCGACGGGTGATGGAGCGCACGCCCCACACGCTGCTGGTCGGCGAAGGCGCGACACGCTTTGCGCGCGATCAGGGGTTTACGACCCGGAACCTGCTGACGCCCGAGGCGGAGCAGGCGTGGCGCGACTGGCTGAAGACCGCGCATTACAGTCCGGCCGCGAACAGCGAAACCGGCACGTATGGCGGGCCGCGCCACGTCACCCCCGGGGGCGCGCTCGACCACGACACGATCGGGCTGCTGGCGCGCGACCGCGCGGGGCGAATGGCGGGCGCGTGCACGACATCGGGCATGGCGTTCAAGATGCGCGGCCGCGTCGGCGACTCGCCGCAGGTCGGCGCCGGCCTATACGTCGAGCGCGGCATCGGCGGCGCGACCTCGACCGGGCTGGGCGAGGAAGTGACGCGTGTCTCGGGCACTGCGCGCGTGGTTGCGTCGATGCGCGCCGGGCTGTCGCCGCAAAAGGCGTGCGAAGAGGTGGTCCGTCACATCGCACGGCTGCGCGGCGATGCCATCAAGGGGGTGCAGGTCGGCTTCCTCGCCCTCGATCCGCGCGGCGACGTTGGCGCGTTCTGCCTGCTGCCCGGCTTCACCTATGCCGTAACCGACGCGACCGGGCGGACGAGCGTGTTGACGGCCCCGTCGCTGTTCGCGGCATGA
- a CDS encoding PilZ domain-containing protein, whose product MSDSPPREPRASVILYARIDHAGRSVEVRVRNLSATGACIENPGELNQGDQVAVTMGTLLELPAEVMWTSTTLAGLHFVEGAIDLAEARKHRDRGVTGPRPSAGWINNMQHAYRRRDG is encoded by the coding sequence ATGTCCGATTCCCCGCCACGTGAACCGCGCGCCAGCGTCATCCTCTACGCGCGGATCGACCATGCCGGCCGCTCGGTGGAGGTGCGCGTGCGCAATCTGTCGGCGACGGGGGCATGTATCGAGAACCCCGGTGAACTGAATCAGGGCGATCAGGTCGCCGTCACGATGGGCACGCTGCTGGAGCTGCCGGCGGAGGTGATGTGGACCTCCACGACGCTGGCGGGTTTGCACTTCGTCGAGGGCGCGATCGATCTGGCGGAGGCGCGCAAGCACCGCGACCGTGGCGTCACCGGCCCCAGGCCGAGCGCGGGCTGGATCAACAACATGCAGCACGCCTATCGCCGCCGCGACGGCTGA
- the nagA gene encoding N-acetylglucosamine-6-phosphate deacetylase: protein MTLHSFINGHIVTPLGTLSAATIGIEGEIIAAITPGAADDAIDLDGGWVMPGFIDTQVNGGGGVLFNDTPTVAGVAAIAAAHVRYGSTATMPTLISDTPDVIARGLDAVDAAIDAGVPGVVGIHVEGPVINVVRKGIHDPARFRPLDDELLTLLTTPRRGRVMVTLAPERVTTAQIAALVAAGVRVCLGHTDADYATATAAFAAGATGVTHLFNAMSPLVHRAPGVVGAALDNDSAWCGIIVDGFHVDDAALRIALRARPADRFMLVSDAMPCVGAANKDFVLQGKPIRVEDGRCVGADGTLAGSDLDMAGAVRGAVTRLGIAPEQAAALASTSPAEFLGLSDERGTLAVGKRADWAILTRDLYPASTWIGARPVA, encoded by the coding sequence ATGACGCTGCACAGCTTCATCAACGGCCATATCGTCACGCCGCTCGGCACGCTGTCGGCCGCGACGATCGGCATCGAGGGCGAGATCATCGCGGCGATCACGCCCGGGGCAGCCGACGACGCGATCGACCTCGACGGCGGCTGGGTGATGCCCGGCTTCATCGACACGCAGGTGAACGGCGGCGGTGGCGTGCTGTTCAACGACACGCCGACCGTTGCGGGCGTTGCCGCGATCGCCGCCGCGCATGTCCGTTACGGCAGCACCGCGACGATGCCGACGCTGATCAGCGACACTCCCGACGTAATCGCGCGCGGGCTGGACGCGGTCGACGCCGCTATCGACGCCGGCGTGCCCGGCGTGGTCGGCATCCATGTCGAAGGCCCCGTCATCAACGTCGTGCGCAAGGGCATCCACGATCCGGCGCGCTTCCGCCCGCTCGACGACGAATTGCTGACGCTGCTGACCACGCCGCGCCGCGGACGCGTGATGGTCACGCTGGCGCCCGAGCGGGTCACGACCGCGCAGATCGCCGCGCTGGTGGCGGCGGGCGTGCGCGTGTGCCTGGGGCATACCGACGCCGACTATGCGACCGCCACCGCCGCCTTCGCAGCCGGCGCGACCGGGGTGACACATCTGTTCAATGCGATGTCGCCGCTCGTGCATCGCGCGCCGGGTGTCGTCGGCGCGGCGCTCGACAACGACAGCGCGTGGTGCGGGATCATCGTCGACGGCTTCCATGTCGACGACGCTGCGCTGCGCATCGCGTTGCGCGCACGCCCTGCGGACCGCTTCATGCTGGTTTCGGATGCGATGCCGTGCGTCGGCGCGGCGAACAAGGATTTCGTCCTGCAGGGTAAGCCGATCCGCGTCGAGGACGGTCGCTGCGTCGGCGCCGACGGGACGCTGGCAGGCTCCGACCTCGACATGGCGGGCGCGGTGCGCGGCGCCGTGACGCGGCTCGGGATTGCCCCGGAACAGGCGGCGGCGCTGGCATCGACCAGCCCGGCGGAGTTCCTCGGCCTGTCCGACGAGCGCGGCACGCTCGCGGTGGGCAAGCGCGCCGACTGGGCGATCCTGACCCGCGACCTGTATCCTGCCAGCACCTGGATCGGCGCCCGGCCGGTTGCCTGA
- a CDS encoding (2Fe-2S)-binding protein, producing the protein MTRLTVNNEAVEYRMAPDTPLLWALRDASNLTGTKYGCGTGSCGACTVDVDGRAVRSCQLTLKAAEGAFVTTIEGLSRERAHPVQLALIAGNVPQCGYCIPGITMAAAALLKHDPAPSEAAIAAAITNICRCGIYPRLIEAIQRAGRAIRGDERLPPAPRPGIEPADAARLVPALDPTRSGRR; encoded by the coding sequence ATGACCCGCCTGACCGTCAATAACGAGGCCGTCGAATACCGGATGGCGCCCGATACGCCGCTCCTGTGGGCGCTGCGCGACGCATCGAATTTGACCGGCACCAAATACGGCTGTGGGACCGGCAGCTGCGGCGCCTGCACCGTCGATGTCGACGGACGCGCGGTGCGATCGTGCCAGCTGACGCTGAAGGCGGCGGAAGGCGCGTTCGTCACCACGATCGAGGGGTTGTCGCGGGAGCGCGCCCATCCGGTGCAGCTGGCGCTGATTGCCGGCAACGTGCCGCAATGTGGATATTGCATCCCCGGCATCACCATGGCCGCGGCGGCGCTGCTCAAGCACGATCCTGCGCCCAGCGAAGCGGCGATCGCTGCGGCGATCACCAACATCTGCCGCTGCGGCATCTACCCGCGGTTGATCGAGGCGATCCAGCGCGCCGGCCGCGCGATCCGCGGCGACGAGCGGCTGCCCCCCGCCCCCCGCCCCGGGATCGAGCCCGCCGATGCCGCGCGCCTCGTACCCGCGCTCGACCCGACCCGATCCGGCCGCCGATAA
- a CDS encoding DUF1488 family protein, with product MAADRLEIDNSTLLDNIDERQVEFSAEADGDDYEFAVQYDVLEALSGDAPDGDALDTFNRFSDTIIDAALSALARNADAVPIVVSESDLE from the coding sequence ATGGCTGCCGACCGGCTCGAAATCGACAACAGCACCCTGCTCGACAACATCGACGAGCGACAGGTGGAATTCAGTGCCGAGGCGGACGGCGACGATTATGAGTTCGCGGTCCAGTATGACGTGCTGGAGGCGTTGAGCGGGGATGCGCCCGACGGCGACGCGCTCGACACGTTCAATCGCTTCTCCGACACGATCATCGATGCCGCGCTGTCGGCGCTGGCGCGCAACGCGGATGCAGTGCCGATCGTCGTCAGCGAGAGCGATCTGGAATAG